A segment of the Salmo trutta chromosome 3, fSalTru1.1, whole genome shotgun sequence genome:
GACAGGACCCTGGAAGTCAGGCAGGGAAGCTGGTTGGTCTTCATAGCCAGCTGGTGGGTGGGGCGGGTAGGGTTGGCTGGAGTGGAGGGTTGGGGGGCTGCCTAGACGAGGAGTGTGGTTCTTGCTTTCATACCCAAACTTTGCAGGGAGAGATATTTTCCGTGACCGTGTGTCAGAGTCATTCCTCAGTTTCCTAGGCAGAGCCTGCGGTTTAGTAGCcagctccctctcttccccctgccCATCTCCCTGCTTTTTCGAGGGAAGCTGGGGCTGACTTTTCGGTTGAGATTTGGGGGATGCTGGGGCTTTGGCTGGACATGGTCCTACGGTCTCGACAGGGACCCCCAGAGTATTGAGACGAGCGGGGCTGATGACCTGTTTAGTGATCTCATCCAGGAATGCAGAGAACTGTATCTTCCCCTTCACCATGCTCTGCCTGGCTGCATCCTTCAGAGCATCCACATCCTGCTTCCCCTTGGGCCCTGCCGCCTTGCCTGCCACCCGGGGGGACAGCACCTCCATGGACTTGGCCTTGCGGATGTCCCGTGGAGCCTCCTTGTTTTTCAGGATGCCTTTACTGGGGAGCTGGATAAAGGACACCGCCCTCTTCGGCCCAGCCAAGACCTCTTCACTGAAGGCCAGGCTCCGGCCCAGGCTGGCTGTCTTGTAGAGGGATCCGTGCTTCAGGTGTGGGGGTGTCTGTACTTTCCCTCTGTCAGTTCCTGTGTTCTGCAGCAGCCCCTCTTCACTGCGGCTGTGGCCCCGGTTTAGCTCGGAGTAGCTGGGCTCGCGTCCTCCCCTCCCCTGGGCCCGAGGATGGGTCCCAGGACTGCCTCCTCCGTGAATTCGCCCCTGTTTGACGGTGGCATACACCTGCAGCTCGCTGTCGTCCTCACGGAACTGTCGTCCTCCCGCAATGTTGGAGCAGGACATGGTATGCTGCGGCCGGCTGGCGTGCTTCATGGAGAACTTGTCGTCAATGCCGGCCTCAGAGGACCATTCGGTGGAAGAGTCGGAGGGGGaagatgagagggaggaggaagatgcTCTGGAGAGGGTAACGGTGGTGTGGTGGTCCGACATCTCGTCGTCATGATGAAGGTGctgaggatggtgatggtggcgTCTAAGGGGTTGCTCCTGGTCATCTTGGGGATGGTTACCCTGGGTATAGTGGTGACCGTGGCTTTCACTGCTGCGTCTATCATTGTCCCGTAACCTGCTGTAGCTGATATTGAGAGATTAAGTAgtaatgctgtattcattcaataACCACACTCAATTATAGTCTTCAACAAATGTGCATTCCTCATTACTGTTTAAAAAAAGGAAACTTTAATAAAAAGGAAACTCAATAGTGATCCTACCTGTGTCTCTCCCGTTCTTGATCCCGGTGCTGGTGGTGATGATCGGGGTTGTGATGGCGGTGCTTCCCTGGTTTCATCCCACCTGGAGAAGGACTATGAACAGGAGTGAAAAACTTCTCCATCATTTGTCTCTTCCCTGCAGGGAGGTCGTCGATGCCCTCCTGATGTCTCTCCTGTAAAACATAGTGTTGATCAgcttctgctctctgtctggggCTGCGGTCCCTGTCCCTATCCCTGTGCCCGTCTGATGGTGACCTCTTGGGTCTAACTGCTCCCTGTCTGTCAGCCTCA
Coding sequences within it:
- the LOC115164109 gene encoding uncharacterized protein LOC115164109, encoding MISEADRQGAVRPKRSPSDGHRDRDRDRSPRQRAEADQHYVLQERHQEGIDDLPAGKRQMMEKFFTPVHSPSPGGMKPGKHRHHNPDHHHQHRDQERERHSYSRLRDNDRRSSESHGHHYTQGNHPQDDQEQPLRRHHHHPQHLHHDDEMSDHHTTVTLSRASSSSLSSSPSDSSTEWSSEAGIDDKFSMKHASRPQHTMSCSNIAGGRQFREDDSELQVYATVKQGRIHGGGSPGTHPRAQGRGGREPSYSELNRGHSRSEEGLLQNTGTDRGKVQTPPHLKHGSLYKTASLGRSLAFSEEVLAGPKRAVSFIQLPSKGILKNKEAPRDIRKAKSMEVLSPRVAGKAAGPKGKQDVDALKDAARQSMVKGKIQFSAFLDEITKQVISPARLNTLGVPVETVGPCPAKAPASPKSQPKSQPQLPSKKQGDGQGEERELATKPQALPRKLRNDSDTRSRKISLPAKFGYESKNHTPRLGSPPTLHSSQPYPPHPPAGYEDQPASLPDFQGPVGNRHGRYGPLLTDGTVSSSPEPSHHKHRSYKHLDQSHRPSHSPPSSPHTQQPQVPHHAPIHTHSPPPVQGPESESPSSKSDSSRNRERDTASPNSEQSDRHSQSTYRWCPTSYRALTGDIGELQTLQEQNAELHQNLMQTVVCIESLEAELARAREELSHMKEKFKRLQDTHTGTQHANSLLGEKLHSATESLSSERKYMVQRIAHLSTELEQANATIASLENINVPCLIKELLEKHFDSGDAVKQFLKNALKTGQSTGDIQSPAPKLEQKPSDCSGVGLREFEAGPQKVTAFMPWKQEEEGFGVIGQTGNEDSGSMSPPFSVADISMAIYKKLAASQAARQPRPSNYQPHTDTPPNPYPLVELGAGGAGGEGYLAPAVKGCVAEAGRAAESKQGAVVDVSYLTAQRVLDDFLHQLTHPEDGSGGGGRGNKANGEGEELTRGVRSERNL